ttaaaaaattacattttaaaagttttatatttatctaaaattttgaaattcttttaaattttaaaagaaattgacTATCAAATAACAGAGGATaagaaagtaaaataatttttttatgtgtttgaaAAGTGAAAGGTAAATGTGAGGGAGTGGTGATATATTTTTGCTCTTATTTTTGTCGAAAGGAAACTCATTTGACAGACAAAGCCCAAAATGCAATTTACAAaagattcaaaaaaaaaattcaaaagctcaagattcaaaaaaaaattcaaaatgcaATTTACAAAAGATTCAAAAGCTCAAGTCAATGATCAAGTTGTTGTCAGTAATAAGCAAAATATGGGAGAAACTTTCTTCACTTCCAACATGACTTGCTTGCTATATACACAtttgaaaagaagaagaaaaatattaataaaaaaaaaaaacatttctaaataaattatgcagttaaaaaatataattatagaaTCATGTGTAATATTATAGAAATGTGGGTAGAGAAAGTTGCCCTATTCCGTGATGTTTACATTGCATCGGTTAATTCCTAGGAGCTGAATTTGCTTGCAATAATATAACTATGGTAAAATCATATTTAGCCAAAATAATATCTCAATactttaatttaaaagaaaatacaaaaacaaataatgattaacttttataattttcttctgCTATGAAACAGTTATTATCAGTCACACATTGATGGGTTGTCCTCACAGGGTAAACCAAATCACGTGCAACACTTGGATTGCTTTGTTTCGATTATAAGTGTCAAGTTTGGGAAACTTTTCTCCACTCTTTAACATAATCTATAAAACTATCAATATTGTGACGTCTAAAAGTGTATTTTCAGATGATTTGTGTCGTCTGAAAGTGCACTTCCAAAAACAttagagattttttttaagagaggAGGGAAAAATTAGCTCTTGTCAAACTATTTATTGGTGGTAAAATTAAAGATTAGAGGTCTGTCTACAATACAGAAATAATCATATGTTCAAATTGTCAATAATTAATTGCAACTTCAGGTACCATAGAACTAGGACCTTTTACATCTAACCACTGTTCATCGTGGACTTACTATGCATATGTTCATTGAATTTTAGTAACACTCACAAAGCCAAACAGGAAAAGTAGTTTAGAgttattcttaaatataaaatgcaAGAGTAATCAGAGAGTCCAAGACCAAGGCGACAGGGTTTATATTGAAAGATTAATCTTCAATACACTAAGCTAACAATACAAGTTTTCCTCAAAAGTTCAAGatttcaacaatattattaCATTAATGATGGCTAAGTTTTTTGTAGATTGCATTCATAGTTGACCATAAATCACACTGcacattcaaatatttttttcttcttggtAAACACTTATACCATTTAGCTatgtaaaatacacattacagaTTAGCACACAAGCACAGATCAAGCAACTTCATTCAGAAGTGCCCTTTACTAAAGAATTAGGCTCAAATCCTAAAGCCTGTTAAAGCAAGTAAAAGAGAATTATCTTTcacttctttctctttttccgTTTTGATATTTACAAAGACCAATCGTGAGTGCATGAGTGGTATTTTACAAGATTTAGTGAACTCTTGTATATAACAAGACCAAATCTACAAACAAACTTAGCCTAAAAAGTGTCCAAAAAAGGAGTATCACAACTTACACAAGAGTATCTCCTACCATTTCACATCAAGTGTAAGAGCCTCTGGAGGAAGAAGAACTGGTCGCAGCTTTGTATACGACATATTCGACATCAAATTAGCCCATGAAACTGAATCAGATTCAATAAAAGGTTTAACTTTCTTGATCAAAACAGGCTTGAGCCTGTTTTCCTCGACTCTGGCCAATATCTCAAACCAGACCCTTTCGACACTTGGCCTTGTTCTCCAATCAGGCAACGCACTACGAGTGACATTATTCCCTACGTCTCTTTCCAATTCTAGGGGGAACTTTACAGCAGCATATGCTTTGATATTTGCTTTGATAAGGCCAGAAAATCGATCTTGAAGGATCTTATGACCAAGAAGACTTCTCAAAATTTTCTCTAACATACTCAATCTCAAACTTAAGGAAGCAACAGGGCATGCTCGCTTTCTAAACACACGGCCATGGTAACATTTTTCTGGAAGCAGTTCAACGGTGTCCTCGGAAATCAACGTGGTTCCTATATGTGTATAAGGATTCCGAGCTCCATAAGCAATCAACGATGCAGAACCTATTATGTTTAAGGGAATTAGAGGCACACACGTGGATTGCAAAAAGGGCCAGAACTCACTCTTCCCCTTGCTACACGCGACACTTCCATTCGTTTGCCGATCAAGATCAGGACGataaaaaaaagacatttcTCGTGCTCTTCTTACTTCGACCGTAATACCTTCACCAACAATAACGTGTTTCAAACCAGTATACGAAACATTCATCTGTAAACAGAACTCAGATATTATTGAAATATCAAAAAGACTGCTACTTGGAAATATCATAGAACAATAATCTTATCAATTAAAGGGAAAAAAACATCAATCAAACAGTTGAGCATAACAAAACAAATGACAGTAAAATGTCATTGACTTTGGATATATCATTAGTTACAAACAGAAGATGTCAACACTAGTAGCTGCAATATACGAGAGCCAATTTGGATAAATTTCTCAGCAACACAGAAGCATttatgagcaaaaaatatcaaaagaatCTTATAAAGTTATAACCATGAGTATTTTAAACAATAGCTtcaagtatcatttgaaaatagCTTCTAGATTTCAACTTTCTTCCCATTTAAAGTCTCCATAAACAATGATTAAACTTACAAGTACTTTTTGTTAGCAGAAAAACCATAATTCCATGAACTAATTTTAATTGAGAGGCTCTAATAAATCAGAAGCTAATCCAAACTAAGCCTACAATTTCCAAGGTTATAGTAGCAAATACACGTAAGAAATAACAACTTGTCATCGACAACAGCAATAGGTATAGCAATACAACAGTTGACCCCTTTGTTTTCAATTCATTTCCATGTTTTCACTTCTTTACCCGAAAAGAAATTTCGCAATCAAGACATAAAGGAGGTGAACAATGACTGCAAAATTCAAAGGAACCCTAACCCAAATTAcccaataaaaataataatttaaaaaaacaaactttaaCGAATTGATAGCAAATAGAGATCTAAATTATAACTTACGGGCAAAGAGAGTGAAAAGTGATGAAGTTCATCGACGTGCAACTCAAAGGGACCTTCCAATTTGATATCATCAAGGAATGCGATTGAAGTGAATCGATCAACGAGTGTCTCTAAATCGAGTTTTGGTGTTGCgaagttgttgttgttgttccaAGAGGAAACTTGGTCGGAGAATTTGAGGGTGAAGTTATCGTTACCCGAACCGATTCGAAAGTGGTAGGTTTGGGAGGTTCCGAACCTAAGTTTTGCAAGATCGAAGTTGTAAACTCTAACATCGTTGAAATCCCACTTCTGTTTCGCTGATATTGCCTTCAATATATCCTGATTTAGATAaattcacaacaacaacaaaaattcagAAATGTATTTGtcgtttattaattaatttgaatgaaGAAAAAGGAATGGGATTGGAGAATGTGAGAAATGTACCTGGAAAATATGGGTGGGATTGGAGTGAGTGGAAGAAGATGTGAAAGCAGTGAATTGAAGGAGAAAGATAAGAAGGAATGGAAGTTGGAGACCACCACTTACCATCGTCTCTTCCAAACGATATGTCGTTTCTGTCGGTTACACTTGCAATAAACTGTTTTTCTTTTTGCtgaatttcttctttttttaatacTGTCTAGTTTTCTACTATAATTTTAAGAAACAATTTAGAACAATTGTTTAAGGTAATTGACATATTAACAATACCTAACTCTAGTTTCCATAATTCTGGGTGGGGAAGGATGGTTGCATGAATCATGATATTTACAAAGTGTGTTGGTATATAAACTTATGGGTGTGGTAAAtctgttaaaataaatttgcaTTGATTCAATAAAGTGGAATGGATTGggatattgaattttattaaaattgttcATTAAAGTTGAATATCGGTGTAAAATTGGGTACAACCCAAGTAAATTAATATGACTAGGtcctataaaaattataaaataatttttttttagatctacttccatgtttatttttattaggacaatcagaaaaatatgaaatactAAATTTGAGATGTCACTCCTCTCTTCCTTTCTTCTCAATACAGACACACATTATATTTGTGTCACCGCCACCCTCACATTCCTTTCGTTTATTGCTACATGGTTGCACATCGCCAGCCTCACGTCTATTGCATTTTTGTTCTACGTTTTTTACATTGTTCATGTGTTTCAATTTTAACATTAATGTGAATGTTTACgatactaaaaaaatttatggatAATCAGTATCCAAACAAAATCCTAAATAAACGATTTAACTCAATCCGATCAAATGTTGTAACGGACGATTTATTGTCTTAACCAAAATTGGATCCCCTACATGGTTTAAGATTGGATTTTGATCGAATCTGACCCATGTACATATAAACTTGATGTTTGGTTTTATACAAACTAGATGAAGTAAactactaaattaatttttgtctgTGCAAGATACTCTCAAACACGTAGTTGgaacaaataatatttcaaaatagtttttgtCTTTGTTCAAATGTTATTCAGTTGAGTCTCTTTGTATACTCTTGTTTCATGATCAATGacttttaatttaatctataCATTTACCTCAATTCTAATGAAATGGTCCCATCATAATGAACATAAGATAGAAAAAATATGATCGCAAACAAGGTTGTGTAATTATCCTCACAACTCATATGATTTTTTTCAGTCCTAACCCTAAAAACAATAGTCCTCTTATAACACCAAcactttatcttttttcttgAAGACCCATTAAACCGAGAGCTAGAACCAACATTAATACTTTAATCTTTTGCATTCCTTGATCATATTCAATCTCcttcatttattttttcataaaggAAGGAATTTGTGTTTGGAAATTTTAtggtttttgttgttttttttcaaaaataaatggTTTTAGGGTTCAAGAAGATGGGAAATCTTTAACTTCTCAATATAAGGAGATTTGAGAAATTTATGACTTAAAGATGACGAGGAAAAAAGATTGAAGAAAAATGGCCGAGTAGAAGATTAGGAAATTAGGGTGAAGAAGAATattagaggaaaaaaaaaatttaaagagaaaaatggTGTTTGTGAAGTGAACTGGACACTCACTTTAGGAAAATCCATTAATAATAGTTGAGATAATAAAGCTTCATCAATTGCCTTCGCGCATTTTGGATTATAAAACATGGTTTTTTTCTTATGCTTTTATGTTTTTAGAGTACCTTtatttatagaagaaaaaaacaattcttaaattaatttttattttgaaaaattcaagtcccacatagATAGAgagacaaatatatataatagtttatgaagAGAGACAACTTTCATCTTACAAACTGATTTTGTAAAGCTAAGTTAAACCTAATATAAAATCTAAGACGATATAAGAGTTTACTCGATCAGGTCATTCACCATTTATATACATACACCTTACAAGTTGATTTACATTCTATCGATATTTGAATAGAATAGAATAACATTAGTCGGTAATTCTTTTTgactaaaaatgatatttattcattcaaatcAGTAGAAATTGCATCGATCAACAATATAATTCAGAGTcgctaaaaataaaaagaatgaatttgCGAACAAACTCACAACATTCAAGTTAGTagcataaaaatgaaaaatgcatacaaatgtaacaaaaattataaatataataaaattgaagtgTCCGAAATATCTATGCTTCCAGAGTTGAGGGCGCTAAAATAATTGATTCAATTTGCATTTGGTCGAAATTGATCTGTCAatctaaaatcaaacaaatactGCAATAAAACGAAAATCAAAAGAATATTGTACTAACACGGAGAAATCATGaaaaaacataacaacaaaaattaaatacttgTGTAAATCacttatttctataaaataaaaaaacaatttagaaaGGTAACTTCagacaaaatatttgtattaaatCACACTtcttatttaaataacaaagatATAGaacaaaagagaaagaaaaaaatgataagaCCATTAGATTTTGAAGGTACCTAtagtattttgaaaatattgggtgagtaaaaaaaagttaataacaTATGATTTAATTAGTCGATAGTCTCAAgtattcatttataattaagtaaataatataggccgagtaacaaaaaaaattaatttatataaattgttaATATAGAAGTTTCTTACGAGTTAAAACAACTACAACAATCAAATCATTAAAAACGTTTCACTTtaataactatttataaaattacatgaattagatgatataaaaaaatttatataatataagttAATATCACaatcattaaatatatttaatttttatttttattatctctaaaaatatattgataaataattgtatttaaaGCTTAATTGTCGTGCATCATTAATCAAcgtataatattttatattatcaacacATTACAActatacataaatataattttggagataattataataattgtagtaaaaatcaaatataatatatatataaattaaattcaattaaaaaaagaaaaagtgaaaaatttattatcattttacaattttagaATATTAGTACTCTAATAGATCATAAAAAATGGTAAATTTGACGAAGAAGCAACACTATTGAATTAATTGCCTTTGtcatatgaaaatgaaaatgaaaatgaaagagaAATAACCATTACCAACACTCCCGCTGCAGCGTCTTCCTCCTCGCTCCAAACTACTCAAACCAAAGGTTCTCTCTCTCACCTtcaaatcttttatattttatttcaattttcatcCATTTCTTCTCATTTCTGTTTTTGCTAGGTGTTGCGATTATGCTAGGGATCAATCATCCAGATGCAGTAACTATTTAGGGGAAAACAATTTTCAGATTTTCTGTGGTTGGTTATTGCTGTTTGAGAAGTGAGAAATCGTTGACATTACTCGAAAATcgaaattaaatatatactcTTTCAATCAaagaattgaattttatttatggCGTGTGATTGTAAAGGAAAGTTAAATGTGAGAAGACCTCACTTCTATGAGGTGTATTCTCTTGCTTCTAGCTCTGAAACTATGGTAATTTTGAAACTTCTTTTTTCTACTTCCTTGTTCTTGACCTAATTGCATGTTTTCATAAATACTCCAATAATGTATATAACTTGCCTATTTGTTATGATCTTTATTAATGAGTGAATGTGAATGACTTATTTCTAGCATATTTTGCTACTATGTTGCTAGTGAGGGAGTTCATTTATTTGTTGATGTGGTATACATTATTATAGTTGAATACTAGAGAATGGTTGGGGGATATAAAGTTGGTTTGGTGGCTGGGGCGAAGGAGTTAGGGAGTGGCGTCATAAGGAGGTTGAGGGTTTGATCACCACCCTCAGcaaaatactaacaatattaaCTACTAATAGTGGTTattgcaaaagaaaaaaaaaaactagagacTGGTTGGAAGCAAATGGGAAAAAAAGATCATTGTTTGAGACGTTTCAAAAGCTAAAACAAATGCGATAGTACATCTGTATGCAACAATAACAAGCTGAAGTGTGTTTTTGTTGCCTAAAGTATTTTCTTTTACTATTTTCCATTAATGAGCTTATACTGATACTAACAACAATCAAACCTTATTGATGGGACTAGGAGGGGTCTCCGATAAAAAGCTTCTTGACATTTCTTGTTGGTAACGGTATGTTTGGTAGGTGGGTTTTGGAGGGGAATGGAGAGTAGGAGGAGGGTTTTGCAGGGGAAATGAGAGTTGGAGGAGGCTAATGGTTAGTTTTCCCCTTGTTTGTGACTTTTTAAAAACGATTGAAGCAGTTTGTGGTTTTTAAAATCCCCTTCAAAGCCGTCCTAtagctttttttttatttttactttccCCAAATTGGAGATTTGCGCTCCCTTCCAAGCAAAGTGAAGGATTACCCTCACTTTCCCTCTGCTCCGCTCCTAATTCCCACACATAGCCTAAATGAGGCTGATACCTTAAAGTCCTACCTTTCCCAAAAAGTCATGATATGGAATCAAGTGGCCCTTAAAAGTGCGAAGTAGTCAAGTTTGTTGTCTTAAAGTAAGACTATCCTCCTTAA
The genomic region above belongs to Cicer arietinum cultivar CDC Frontier isolate Library 1 chromosome 4, Cicar.CDCFrontier_v2.0, whole genome shotgun sequence and contains:
- the LOC101493524 gene encoding protein TUNICAMYCIN INDUCED 1, whose amino-acid sequence is MVSGGLQLPFLLIFLLQFTAFTSSSTHSNPTHIFQDILKAISAKQKWDFNDVRVYNFDLAKLRFGTSQTYHFRIGSGNDNFTLKFSDQVSSWNNNNNFATPKLDLETLVDRFTSIAFLDDIKLEGPFELHVDELHHFSLSLPMNVSYTGLKHVIVGEGITVEVRRAREMSFFYRPDLDRQTNGSVACSKGKSEFWPFLQSTCVPLIPLNIIGSASLIAYGARNPYTHIGTTLISEDTVELLPEKCYHGRVFRKRACPVASLSLRLSMLEKILRSLLGHKILQDRFSGLIKANIKAYAAVKFPLELERDVGNNVTRSALPDWRTRPSVERVWFEILARVEENRLKPVLIKKVKPFIESDSVSWANLMSNMSYTKLRPVLLPPEALTLDVKW